TGATCTGGATGTCCTTGATCACCCAGGACTTGAAGACCTTGTAGCCCACCTCCATGTCCGTGAGGTTGAGGTTGGTGAACATGTTGGAGAGGGTGGTCACCGCCTTGTTCCCCATGTAGTGCCAGAAAAACAGCACCCGGTGCGGCTGGGCCCCGATGAGGCGGCTGCCGTAGACCACGTCCGCCAGGTCCTTGATGATGGGGTCCAACAGGGCGGGGTAGTCCTTGGGGTCATACTCCAGGTCGGCGTCCTGAATGATGACCACATCCCCGGTGACCTGGGCAAAGCCGGTGCGCAAAGCCGCGCCCTTGCCCATATTGCGCTCATGGAAGAAGAGGCGGACGTTGTCGTATTGCTCCGCCAGGCGTTGCAAAATCTCCCGGGAGCGGTCCTGGGAGCAGTCGTCCACCGCGATGATCTCCTTATCGTAGGGCGTGGCCTGCACCCGACGGAAAATCTCCTCCAGGGTCTTCTCTTCGTTATATACCGGCATGACAATGCTCAGTTTCATGAGCTCTGCTCCTTGCTGACAGCATGATGGGGGGCCAGGGGCCTTCTTCCTCCCGGTTTTCCCCTGTTTAGGCCAAGGCCTGCCCCAGTCCCGGGAGAGGGATAATGCATTTCCCATGCCATGGGTTAATCCCTCAGGCAGCGGGCTACCGGCCGTTCGATCGGCGCGGCGGTCCCCCCCGAAAATCATAATCTGAGAAATATATCACATCCCCTAAAGCAAAAGGCTGTCAATTTGAGAGAGGGGATAAGATGCCAAGGTGGTGTTTCAGCCCCCGATGCTCCGCATGGCCCTCAGGCCAACCGGGGGCGCCGACTCACCTTGAGGCGGCCGCCGGGACTTCAGGCGGACGGCCTCTTGGAGCAGGTGCGCCAGATCCGCGTCGGTGGCCCCCCGGCGCAGGGGCTCCTTGACATCCAGCTCCTGGGCGGCAAAGAGGCAGGGTT
This DNA window, taken from Desulfobaccales bacterium, encodes the following:
- a CDS encoding glycosyltransferase family 2 protein; the protein is MKLSIVMPVYNEEKTLEEIFRRVQATPYDKEIIAVDDCSQDRSREILQRLAEQYDNVRLFFHERNMGKGAALRTGFAQVTGDVVIIQDADLEYDPKDYPALLDPIIKDLADVVYGSRLIGAQPHRVLFFWHYMGNKAVTTLSNMFTNLNLTDMEVGYKVFKSWVIKDIQIKSNRFGVEPELTAKIAKKKVRIYEVPISYHGRDYTEGKKITWRDGIAAIFHIIRFRFFD